The following are encoded in a window of Pedobacter cryoconitis genomic DNA:
- a CDS encoding RagB/SusD family nutrient uptake outer membrane protein, protein MKLIKAMLTVLTVTILSSACTKVEVPVENELTPDNFPKNEAQFLLASGSAYAKFRDQFATTYWQLQSLSSDEAILPTRGSNWFDGGRYQQLHYHTWTPDNPQIAGVWSWGFSTISSCNQILSLFEQAPDSESKLNIAAEIKTLRALSFYLMMDLYGNIPLTTKFGDPNLPQTQSRKDVFAFIEKEVKEALPRLSEVTDKSTYGRPTKFAAYALLAKLYLNAEVYTGTERNNDAVAMCDLLIKSGKFSLAADYAGIFKADNGPGTTEFIFAVPYDNVQAQGQRFTWYNLHYALSAKYGLPWRISGPTSTLPEFYANFDSKTDVRNNVWLTGKQFDNSGKPITISTTKKGLDASYTGDDGATQIQWQLEFSPQVTLTNVQNFDVGSDVLGSAKGIRNNKYAPDAAAATNNGSNDVPVFRYADILLMKAEAILRGAAPTNGQTALSLVNDLRTIRKAENFNTISLDELLRERAREMNWEAWRRNDLIRFGKFEGSWGYKTDQNSYKRIFPVPSSERILNPNLKQNTGY, encoded by the coding sequence ATGAAATTAATCAAAGCTATGCTAACGGTATTGACCGTTACAATCCTGTCTTCAGCCTGTACTAAAGTTGAAGTCCCTGTTGAAAATGAACTTACTCCTGATAACTTTCCCAAAAACGAAGCACAATTCCTGCTCGCTTCCGGAAGCGCCTATGCTAAATTCAGAGACCAGTTTGCCACTACTTACTGGCAGCTGCAAAGTCTGAGTTCTGATGAAGCGATCCTGCCTACCCGTGGAAGTAACTGGTTTGACGGAGGCCGTTACCAGCAACTCCACTACCATACCTGGACTCCCGACAACCCACAAATTGCGGGCGTATGGAGCTGGGGTTTCAGTACGATCAGCAGCTGTAATCAGATCCTTTCCTTATTTGAGCAAGCTCCTGACAGCGAATCGAAATTAAATATTGCAGCAGAAATCAAGACCTTAAGAGCCCTTTCCTTTTACCTGATGATGGATTTATATGGCAATATCCCATTGACCACAAAATTCGGAGATCCAAATTTACCACAAACACAAAGCCGTAAAGATGTGTTCGCCTTTATAGAGAAAGAAGTTAAAGAAGCCCTTCCCCGTTTAAGCGAGGTTACAGATAAATCCACCTATGGCCGTCCTACCAAGTTTGCTGCCTATGCACTTTTAGCTAAGCTGTATCTTAACGCGGAAGTCTATACAGGTACAGAGCGGAACAACGATGCAGTTGCAATGTGCGATCTGCTGATCAAATCGGGTAAATTCTCGCTGGCTGCTGATTACGCAGGTATATTCAAAGCTGACAATGGCCCTGGAACAACCGAATTCATCTTCGCCGTTCCTTATGATAATGTTCAGGCCCAGGGACAACGCTTTACCTGGTATAACCTGCACTATGCCCTGTCTGCCAAATATGGCCTGCCCTGGAGAATCAGCGGCCCAACAAGTACACTGCCTGAATTTTATGCCAACTTTGACAGTAAAACCGATGTCAGGAACAATGTCTGGCTAACCGGTAAACAATTTGATAATTCAGGTAAACCAATTACAATCAGCACGACGAAAAAAGGGCTTGATGCGAGTTATACTGGTGATGACGGCGCGACACAAATTCAATGGCAGCTGGAATTTTCACCACAGGTTACCCTGACCAATGTTCAGAATTTTGATGTCGGAAGTGATGTATTAGGCAGTGCCAAAGGGATACGCAATAACAAATATGCACCTGATGCCGCTGCGGCCACTAATAACGGAAGCAATGATGTTCCTGTATTCAGATATGCTGATATTTTGTTAATGAAAGCTGAGGCCATCTTAAGAGGAGCTGCGCCAACTAACGGACAAACAGCTTTAAGTCTTGTCAATGACCTTAGAACGATAAGAAAAGCAGAGAATTTCAATACAATCTCCCTGGATGAACTCTTAAGAGAGCGTGCGCGCGAAATGAATTGGGAAGCCTGGAGAAGAAACGACCTGATCCGCTTTGGCAAGTTTGAAGGGAGCTGGGGCTATAAAACAGATCAGAATAGTTATAAAAGAATATTTCCTGTTCCATCTTCAGAACGTATTCTTAACCCAAACTTAAAACAAAATACAGGTTATTAA
- a CDS encoding FecR family protein produces MDEHDYSLIIGYLESSITDKDVHYLLHKVQNDSEFAERFNEVAEIWNAGKINHDLPRAKHALKRLHQRIEAVEIKTNTKKVINKKLAWLSAAAAILFLCLLFFHTEFNKTTTLTYIEKHTGAGQKMNITLPDGSLVVLNTLSTLKIPSNYGIRNRELQLKGEAWFEVEKNPQKPFIVHTGHIQTLVLGTKFNISGYPDDEMAKVSLVEGKVQVDIDNDTRKRQILKPGDQLIYTKKDSTSAITTFIKDDAAGWKDNLLTLNYESWPEAAKKISRWYNVKVELKSTALTDCKLKGSFASMSLTQVLRQLSYISGISWEIQGKTVYITGKCN; encoded by the coding sequence ATGGACGAACACGATTACAGCTTAATTATCGGATACCTCGAAAGCTCAATAACTGACAAAGACGTACACTATCTGCTGCACAAAGTTCAAAACGACAGCGAATTTGCCGAACGCTTTAACGAAGTAGCTGAAATCTGGAATGCAGGGAAAATAAACCACGACCTGCCCAGAGCAAAACACGCATTAAAGCGCCTTCACCAACGCATAGAAGCAGTTGAAATCAAAACAAATACAAAAAAAGTAATCAACAAAAAGTTAGCCTGGCTATCAGCCGCCGCAGCAATCCTTTTCCTGTGCCTTCTTTTTTTCCACACAGAATTCAACAAAACAACCACCCTTACCTATATAGAAAAACACACCGGGGCAGGACAGAAAATGAACATTACACTACCAGACGGCTCCCTCGTTGTACTCAACACCCTATCTACCCTAAAAATCCCCTCCAACTACGGAATCCGGAACAGAGAACTTCAACTCAAAGGAGAAGCCTGGTTTGAAGTAGAAAAGAACCCTCAGAAACCCTTTATCGTTCATACCGGACACATCCAAACCCTTGTTCTCGGTACAAAATTTAACATATCAGGCTATCCCGACGACGAAATGGCCAAAGTTTCTTTAGTAGAAGGTAAAGTACAGGTTGACATAGACAATGATACCAGAAAAAGACAAATCCTCAAACCAGGGGACCAGCTCATTTACACGAAAAAAGACAGCACATCAGCAATAACCACCTTCATTAAAGACGACGCAGCAGGATGGAAAGACAACCTTTTGACCCTGAACTACGAAAGCTGGCCGGAAGCTGCAAAGAAAATATCCAGATGGTATAACGTCAAAGTCGAACTTAAAAGCACAGCATTAACAGACTGCAAACTCAAAGGATCATTTGCCAGCATGTCACTGACCCAGGTCCTCAGACAACTCAGCTATATCTCAGGAATCAGCTGGGAAATACAAGGAAAAACAGTTTATATAACCGGAAAATGCAACTAA
- a CDS encoding TonB-dependent receptor gives MKRIKPYLTCFLCLFLLSMHTIQAHTTDPLCTINVSGKPLKEVIALIEKQTGYHFLHSASDKTLNLPITMAEKNQPLENILRKIGQQTGLTFEIDDKTIFVKTAKKQITVSGKVTDATTGETIPGVSVSVKNKPRKTITDNDGKYTITTEAQDLLIFNYIGYKPYEITADQPQINVALAVNQEELNEVVVVGYGTQSRKVLSTSVTKVTQEDFNKGGLSNPAQLLQGKVAGLNITRSGDPNATPTMSLRGPSTLRVGAAQEPFYVINGVPGADFRLVSPDDIEDISVLKDASATAIYGTRASNGVIMITTKSGKSGPPIVNYSGYAGVDNISKTVKMMNAQELTTYLDQNKISLDPLDAKGANTDWQKEITRSGILQNHNISLSGGYNKTQYSAGLNYFNDKGILKGSALDRLIGRLNLSQSVLGDHLKLGLNLSNSNSNSNLIPNQDLVLYNALRFLPTVPVMQDGKFSENLQRVQYYNPVSLLENATDKLKTTITLLNFTASVKLPYGFKYDVSLSTQKELNNRGTYYNSTYTLKQGLNGEAYRSAYESTRKTGETFLTFDKQFNKHALNILAGYSIQEDVNNDGFQANNRNFPTDQLGYSNIGLGSPIGNFKTDWGDNIYQKLRLISFYGRLNYSYAGKYIAQFSVRRDASSAFGNNNRWGTFPAASVAWRISEESFMKDQRIFQDLKFRAGYGVTGNSLGFNPLISKVRYGTSGTFYYNGNFINSIGANQNANPDLKWEKTAMYNAGIDAVIAKGRVSITAEYYDKKTNDLIWDYPVSSIQYFSNLYTANVGSISNKGVELTIDAKIIQKDHFKWQSSFNMAHNANKLLSLSNNTFKLDSIPQAYPGGQGQSGTTVQILKPGYPVGQFFTFKYAGKDDKGISQYYDKNGGLTTAPKEYTDYYYAGNAQPKLLLGWSNTFTYKQFDLNIFLRSSLGGKVFNATLADLNRPADGKTYNLPVYSANESPANAYAYRYSDRYIENASYLRVDNLTLGYTLPKLKGIQSLRFYVTGNNIAVITGYSGIDPEIGMGGLTPGIDNKNYYPRTRSFLFGANLSF, from the coding sequence ATGAAAAGAATCAAACCATACCTGACCTGCTTTTTATGTCTCTTTTTGTTGTCCATGCACACCATTCAAGCACATACAACAGATCCCTTATGCACCATTAACGTTTCCGGAAAACCACTAAAAGAAGTTATAGCCCTGATTGAGAAACAAACAGGCTACCATTTTTTACACAGTGCATCCGATAAAACCTTAAACCTGCCTATTACAATGGCAGAAAAAAACCAGCCCCTGGAAAACATATTGCGTAAAATAGGACAGCAAACCGGGCTCACTTTCGAAATCGATGACAAAACCATTTTCGTTAAAACTGCAAAAAAGCAAATTACTGTCAGTGGCAAAGTAACAGATGCCACCACAGGAGAAACTATTCCCGGAGTCTCTGTCAGCGTAAAAAACAAACCACGCAAAACCATCACAGACAACGATGGCAAATACACCATCACTACTGAAGCACAAGATCTTCTTATTTTCAACTACATCGGCTACAAACCCTATGAAATAACAGCAGACCAGCCACAAATCAATGTAGCCCTGGCAGTCAATCAAGAAGAATTAAACGAAGTTGTCGTAGTCGGTTATGGCACACAATCCCGTAAAGTACTCAGTACATCAGTTACCAAAGTAACCCAGGAAGACTTTAACAAAGGAGGCCTGAGTAACCCCGCACAACTACTACAGGGAAAAGTAGCAGGCCTGAACATTACCCGTTCCGGTGACCCTAATGCAACCCCTACCATGAGCTTACGTGGCCCTTCCACATTACGTGTCGGCGCAGCTCAGGAACCCTTTTATGTTATCAACGGCGTTCCCGGAGCAGACTTCAGGTTAGTCTCTCCAGATGACATTGAAGACATCAGTGTATTGAAAGATGCTTCAGCCACTGCGATCTATGGAACCAGAGCATCAAACGGCGTCATTATGATCACCACTAAAAGTGGAAAATCAGGTCCTCCAATTGTCAACTACAGCGGATATGCAGGAGTAGACAATATCTCCAAAACTGTTAAAATGATGAATGCACAAGAACTGACCACTTACCTGGATCAGAATAAAATCAGTCTTGACCCATTAGATGCTAAAGGCGCAAATACAGACTGGCAAAAAGAGATTACCAGAAGCGGAATTTTGCAAAACCATAACATCTCTTTAAGCGGCGGTTATAACAAAACACAATACAGTGCCGGCTTAAATTATTTCAATGACAAAGGGATTTTAAAAGGAAGCGCACTCGACCGGTTGATCGGCCGCCTTAACTTATCTCAAAGTGTTTTAGGCGATCATTTAAAATTAGGCCTAAACCTGAGTAACTCTAACAGCAACTCAAACCTGATCCCTAATCAAGACCTTGTTCTTTACAATGCCCTTCGTTTTTTACCGACCGTACCAGTGATGCAGGATGGCAAATTCTCCGAAAACCTGCAACGTGTACAATACTACAACCCGGTTTCCCTGCTTGAAAATGCAACGGATAAACTAAAAACAACCATTACCCTGCTCAATTTTACTGCATCCGTAAAACTCCCATATGGATTTAAATACGATGTAAGCTTAAGTACACAAAAAGAATTGAACAATCGTGGAACTTACTACAACAGTACTTACACCTTAAAACAAGGACTTAACGGAGAAGCCTATCGCTCTGCCTATGAAAGCACACGTAAAACAGGAGAAACATTTTTAACCTTCGACAAACAATTCAACAAACACGCGCTGAATATACTTGCCGGTTACAGTATCCAGGAAGACGTGAACAACGATGGATTTCAGGCTAACAACAGAAACTTTCCGACAGACCAGCTAGGTTATAGCAATATTGGTCTGGGCAGCCCGATCGGTAATTTCAAAACAGACTGGGGAGATAATATTTATCAGAAACTAAGACTGATTTCTTTTTACGGCCGCCTGAACTATAGCTATGCAGGCAAATATATCGCTCAATTCTCTGTCAGAAGAGATGCCTCCTCCGCATTTGGAAACAATAACCGGTGGGGAACATTTCCTGCTGCCTCTGTAGCCTGGAGAATTTCAGAAGAATCCTTCATGAAAGATCAGCGGATTTTTCAAGACCTGAAATTCAGAGCAGGTTACGGTGTTACAGGAAACTCATTAGGATTTAATCCGTTAATTTCAAAAGTCCGTTACGGAACTTCCGGCACCTTTTATTACAATGGAAATTTCATCAACTCTATTGGGGCCAATCAAAATGCCAACCCCGATTTAAAGTGGGAAAAGACAGCCATGTATAATGCCGGCATAGATGCAGTTATCGCCAAAGGAAGAGTAAGTATAACCGCCGAATATTATGATAAAAAGACCAATGACCTGATCTGGGATTACCCGGTTTCTTCTATTCAATACTTCAGCAACCTTTACACAGCAAACGTAGGTTCGATCAGTAATAAAGGAGTAGAATTAACCATTGATGCAAAGATCATTCAGAAAGATCACTTTAAATGGCAAAGTTCATTTAACATGGCGCACAATGCGAACAAACTATTATCATTATCAAACAATACCTTTAAACTGGACTCTATTCCTCAAGCCTATCCTGGCGGACAAGGCCAGTCGGGTACGACAGTTCAGATCCTGAAACCAGGCTATCCGGTAGGTCAGTTTTTTACCTTTAAATATGCTGGAAAAGACGACAAAGGCATATCTCAATACTACGATAAAAACGGAGGTCTGACAACCGCTCCAAAAGAATATACCGATTACTACTATGCAGGAAATGCACAGCCAAAATTATTACTGGGCTGGAGCAATACTTTCACCTACAAACAGTTCGACTTAAATATCTTTTTAAGAAGCTCGTTAGGAGGCAAAGTATTTAACGCTACCCTAGCCGATCTGAACCGCCCGGCAGATGGTAAAACGTATAACCTGCCTGTTTATTCCGCAAATGAAAGCCCGGCAAATGCCTATGCCTACCGCTATTCGGACAGGTATATAGAAAATGCCTCTTACCTGCGTGTTGATAACCTGACGCTGGGTTATACGCTGCCAAAGCTGAAAGGCATCCAGTCACTCCGGTTTTATGTGACCGGAAATAACATTGCAGTCATTACAGGCTACAGTGGTATTGACCCGGAAATTGGAATGGGCGGCCTGACACCTGGCATAGATAATAAAAATTATTATCCACGCACCCGGTCTTTCCTTTTTGGCGCAAATCTTTCCTTTTAA
- a CDS encoding serine hydrolase domain-containing protein, whose protein sequence is MYKNNLVQTITVCLLAISTFSACAQDHQRNEDLLKVNTNILQHTVLLNNQQNIIPLTSLEKKNIASVSLGFNFQNISDSLLNKYAKVTSFSAAKYENAPELLKLEDDLKFFNTIIISIQDLETTKPKYINFINSLAKTKSVIVALYGQQTNLVPFDSLSAPIIWTQDKSIQSATLIPQMIFGGIAASNKLTRNISGKYLAGSGYTTVVTRLKYTVPEDAGVNSDNLREIDNITAEAIAARAAPGMVVLVAKDGKVIFNKAYGTHTYGGPPDKVTDIFDLASITKITATTPMVMRLAEQNKLKLDTNIGAYIALARPTAMNEIPVRDVMLHQAGFIPYIAFHDGVKATDHSPDSSAAYPTKVADGYFIRKNYFKDVMWPQMLNAPIRTRGKYVYSDISMYVMKDIVEHISGEPLNIYTSENFYAPLGMQTAGFLPRNRFSRDQIIPTEDDTYFRKTLLVGYVHDQGAALVGGVSGHAGLFASTNDMAIMYQMFLNKGTYGGQTYFKPGTVENFTAQQSNVSRRGLGFDRWDPNLAKKYPSSTASSQTYGHTGYTGTAVWVDPARGLVYVFLSNRVNPSVTNKLVSMGIRSRIQDVINKAIDQGMDK, encoded by the coding sequence ATGTACAAAAACAATCTTGTTCAAACTATCACCGTTTGTCTTCTTGCGATATCAACCTTCAGTGCCTGTGCACAAGATCACCAAAGAAATGAAGACCTGTTAAAAGTCAACACTAACATCCTTCAGCATACCGTTTTGCTTAACAATCAGCAGAACATTATCCCTTTGACTTCCTTAGAAAAGAAAAATATTGCCTCAGTGAGCCTGGGTTTCAATTTTCAGAATATTTCGGACAGCCTGCTGAATAAATATGCAAAAGTCACTTCTTTCAGCGCTGCAAAATATGAAAATGCACCCGAACTCTTAAAGCTCGAGGACGACCTGAAATTCTTCAATACCATTATCATTTCCATTCAGGATCTGGAAACAACGAAGCCAAAATATATTAATTTCATCAACTCACTGGCTAAAACCAAATCTGTTATTGTTGCCCTGTACGGTCAGCAAACCAACCTCGTCCCCTTTGACTCCCTGAGTGCGCCAATCATTTGGACACAGGACAAAAGCATACAATCGGCTACACTAATTCCCCAGATGATTTTCGGAGGAATAGCAGCCAGCAATAAATTAACCCGTAACATCTCAGGAAAATACCTTGCCGGATCAGGCTACACAACAGTCGTTACCCGCTTAAAATATACCGTTCCCGAAGATGCCGGCGTCAATAGTGATAACCTGCGTGAAATTGATAACATTACTGCCGAAGCCATCGCCGCAAGAGCTGCACCGGGCATGGTTGTATTGGTGGCAAAAGATGGCAAAGTTATCTTTAACAAAGCCTACGGTACGCATACCTATGGCGGCCCACCGGATAAAGTTACCGATATATTTGACCTCGCTTCTATCACTAAAATAACAGCAACCACCCCAATGGTCATGCGTTTAGCAGAGCAAAACAAACTCAAACTGGACACCAATATAGGCGCCTATATTGCTTTGGCAAGACCAACCGCAATGAATGAAATCCCGGTGCGCGACGTGATGCTGCATCAGGCAGGTTTTATCCCTTACATTGCCTTTCATGACGGCGTCAAAGCAACCGATCACAGTCCGGATTCATCCGCAGCTTATCCTACTAAAGTAGCCGATGGATATTTCATCAGAAAAAACTACTTCAAAGACGTCATGTGGCCACAAATGCTGAATGCCCCGATCAGGACAAGAGGTAAATACGTATATAGTGACATCAGTATGTATGTGATGAAAGACATTGTGGAGCACATTAGCGGAGAACCCTTAAATATTTACACCTCAGAAAACTTTTACGCTCCCTTAGGTATGCAAACTGCCGGATTCCTGCCAAGAAACAGATTTAGCAGAGATCAGATTATCCCGACAGAAGACGACACCTATTTCAGAAAAACCCTGTTGGTAGGCTACGTTCATGACCAGGGAGCAGCACTCGTAGGCGGAGTTTCAGGACATGCCGGCTTATTTGCCAGCACCAATGATATGGCTATCATGTACCAGATGTTTCTGAACAAAGGAACTTATGGTGGCCAGACCTACTTCAAACCGGGAACCGTAGAAAATTTCACTGCACAACAATCAAACGTAAGCAGAAGAGGACTGGGATTTGATCGCTGGGACCCAAATCTGGCTAAGAAATATCCTTCCTCAACAGCCTCTTCACAAACCTACGGACACACTGGTTATACGGGTACGGCAGTCTGGGTAGATCCTGCGAGAGGTTTGGTTTACGTGTTTTTATCGAACCGCGTCAACCCCTCAGTCACCAATAAACTAGTAAGCATGGGCATCCGTTCCCGTATTCAGGACGTCATTAACAAAGCAATCGACCAGGGAATGGACAAATAA
- a CDS encoding RNA polymerase sigma factor: protein MQHIHDDKELFAQIAQGSRKSFDQLFLKYYNPLISFCKTTGCEENDAEDAVSDLFLDLWLRRTTITITTSLKAYLYAALRNKINTYYRNNKNITHLPTDYADQLPDSTLSQPDEKLFLKDRTKMIEQIITTLPEQTKIVFLLKWKHQLTDKEIAETLNKTLPTVRTMIYRSILYIREKIC from the coding sequence ATGCAACACATCCACGATGACAAGGAACTATTTGCGCAAATAGCACAAGGGAGCAGAAAATCCTTTGACCAGCTATTTCTCAAATACTACAACCCCCTGATCTCGTTCTGCAAAACAACCGGCTGCGAAGAAAACGACGCAGAAGACGCCGTTTCCGACCTGTTCCTTGACCTTTGGCTCCGCCGCACCACCATCACCATCACTACCTCCCTCAAAGCCTACCTCTACGCCGCACTCAGAAACAAAATCAACACCTACTACAGAAACAACAAAAACATCACCCACCTACCCACAGACTACGCCGACCAACTACCAGACTCCACCCTATCACAACCCGACGAAAAACTATTCCTCAAAGACCGGACAAAGATGATTGAACAAATTATCACTACGCTGCCCGAACAAACAAAAATCGTGTTTCTGCTCAAATGGAAACACCAGCTCACCGACAAAGAAATCGCAGAAACACTCAACAAAACCCTGCCCACAGTCCGGACTATGATTTACCGCTCCATCCTCTACATCCGTGAAAAGATATGTTAA
- the msrA gene encoding peptide-methionine (S)-S-oxide reductase MsrA, which produces MKYLAIIALLFFSINSADAQQKKLQKATFGMGCFWCSEALFQKLDGVTAVRSGFEGGSYPNPTYEEVCSGATGHAEVIEFNYDPAKISYDDLLEVFWKSHDPTTLNRQGADVGTQYRSVVFYHTPEQKTAAEHYKAELNKTNAYGKPVVTEITKAETFYKAEGYHQDYFNKNADQPYCRLVILPKLEKLEKVFKAKLKH; this is translated from the coding sequence ATGAAATATCTGGCAATCATAGCTCTCCTGTTTTTCTCGATAAACAGCGCAGACGCACAGCAGAAAAAACTACAAAAAGCCACCTTCGGCATGGGCTGCTTCTGGTGTTCAGAAGCCCTCTTCCAAAAACTCGATGGAGTAACCGCAGTCAGATCCGGCTTTGAAGGAGGCTCCTACCCTAACCCAACCTACGAAGAAGTTTGTTCCGGCGCAACCGGACACGCAGAAGTTATTGAATTTAACTATGACCCGGCAAAAATCTCCTATGACGACCTGCTGGAAGTATTCTGGAAAAGCCATGACCCAACAACCTTAAACCGTCAGGGAGCAGATGTCGGCACACAATACCGTTCAGTAGTCTTCTATCACACACCCGAACAAAAAACAGCAGCAGAACACTATAAAGCAGAACTCAATAAAACAAACGCTTACGGCAAACCAGTAGTAACTGAAATCACAAAAGCAGAAACCTTTTATAAAGCAGAAGGCTATCACCAGGATTACTTCAATAAAAATGCTGACCAGCCATATTGCAGATTAGTCATTCTGCCAAAGCTAGAGAAACTGGAAAAAGTGTTCAAAGCAAAGCTGAAACACTAG
- a CDS encoding isopenicillin N synthase family dioxygenase: MSTPYIPTLDLGSYIDGTEHDRKKFSDELGRAFNDSGFVTITNHGLSQELIDKLYQNIQGVFRLPADQKAKYEKPELAGQRGYTSPGKETAKGAKTADLKEFWQIGQTVVDGDPIKYEYPDNEYLEEIPGFNEVTNEVYQKLESNGKHLLRAIATYLSLPIDYFDKHVHNGNSILRGIHYFPIENPDALPDDAVRAGAHEDINLITLLIGASADGLEVLTRSNEWLPIRAHHSDIVVNVGDMLQRLTNNKLRSTTHRVVNPPRELMKTSRFSVPFFLHPRSDMDLTSLDSCVDEAHPKQYTDMTAGEYLDERLREIGLKK, from the coding sequence ATGTCTACACCTTATATTCCAACCTTAGATCTTGGTTCTTATATCGACGGAACAGAACACGATCGTAAAAAATTTTCTGATGAACTGGGCAGGGCCTTCAATGATTCGGGATTTGTAACGATTACCAACCATGGCTTAAGCCAGGAATTGATTGATAAATTATATCAGAATATTCAAGGGGTTTTTCGTTTGCCTGCTGATCAGAAAGCTAAATACGAAAAGCCAGAGCTTGCTGGACAACGTGGTTATACGAGCCCGGGTAAAGAAACAGCCAAGGGTGCTAAAACAGCAGATCTTAAAGAGTTCTGGCAAATTGGTCAGACGGTAGTTGATGGTGACCCGATTAAATATGAGTATCCTGATAATGAGTATCTGGAAGAGATTCCTGGTTTCAATGAAGTAACAAACGAGGTTTATCAAAAGCTGGAAAGTAATGGGAAACACTTGTTAAGAGCAATCGCTACTTATTTAAGTTTACCAATTGATTATTTTGATAAACATGTACATAACGGAAATTCTATTCTGAGAGGTATTCATTACTTCCCGATCGAAAATCCTGATGCTTTACCTGATGATGCTGTCCGAGCTGGTGCACATGAGGATATTAACCTGATTACTTTACTGATCGGCGCAAGTGCTGATGGTTTAGAGGTATTAACACGCAGTAATGAGTGGTTGCCGATCAGAGCACATCATTCGGATATTGTTGTGAATGTAGGTGATATGTTACAACGTTTAACAAACAATAAGCTTCGTTCTACTACACACAGAGTGGTTAACCCTCCAAGAGAGTTAATGAAGACATCACGTTTTTCAGTACCGTTCTTTTTACACCCACGTTCTGATATGGACTTAACGAGTCTTGATTCTTGTGTGGATGAAGCGCATCCGAAACAATATACTGATATGACTGCCGGAGAGTATCTGGACGAACGTCTGAGAGAAATAGGCCTGAAGAAGTAA